A genomic stretch from Penaeus monodon isolate SGIC_2016 chromosome 25, NSTDA_Pmon_1, whole genome shotgun sequence includes:
- the LOC119589513 gene encoding LOW QUALITY PROTEIN: uncharacterized protein LOC119589513 (The sequence of the model RefSeq protein was modified relative to this genomic sequence to represent the inferred CDS: inserted 5 bases in 3 codons; substituted 4 bases at 4 genomic stop codons; added 87 bases not found in genome assembly): protein MSNVTLLDLPEDVLLRIFSWLYAVDLYTLYRMSQHAGVSPSLKPCSSLASLCQAALEKLLLQAFCLLGKLEAKLKPVRHIPVNGVVAFLCQKEHDVPFTQIEAYLXSKMPASCRQGMVNNMLNALATPRFDENTLISNVELKFQILDTVIGASEIKQVLKKXFRCMLLGYVTSLDFSGFYSFWSCWIAKTRRILHTWDEMHGGGEYIEGIKAAEVCTIQXKSLWCDMVHEYKTVANAAAVGSAKYFHQLTRINIDHVASGELIWAIGCNCPVLQELSIYVDTLARSKHSAHFEEEFLDGLSALYGHRKYTQTSFRGKPVGCLKIRCIIMPSLQIQEKMEKCCGNLLYYLHHLEELXNVWTTGSIAAMFKEKDYNFRPLSLTYVDDARAPETLEKVCKHFGIDIKRFLPNVTSVRLWKNHCGVRQFLNFPLLKELELFTIEDAELEFGNNFTKLMHFKGNFRWDEKILAAFSQKAPRLETIFFQSGTLFKHKTKKTREIMSFPKVHVVKFYQLRHIESYPVINFLKSTKVLTHLFFEDDEKIRDXKPPMYEAINDKAIAXLRNLVCFHARIQGFCWVCKFSLTERSVHSLLANCPDLTDLGNLFHWDIPYXDVLALKKQAKEGNWKIGFTPPDDV, encoded by the exons TACAGGATGTCACAACATGCAGGTGTTTCTCCGTCCCTAAAGCCATGTAGCAGTTTAGCCAGCTTATGTCAGGCGGCACTTGAAAAGTTGTTGTTGCAGGCATTTTGCTTACTCGGCAAGCTGGAGGCCAAATTAAAGCCTGTGCGCCATATACCTGTGAATGGGGTGGTCGCCTTCCTGTGCCAGAAAGAGCATGATGTACCATTCACTCAAATTGAGGCATACCTGTAATCCAAAATGCCAGCCAGCTGCAGACAGGGAATGGTCAACAATATGTTAAATGCACTTGCAACGCCGAGATTTGACGAGAACACATTAATAAGTAACGTTGAGTTAAAATTTCAAATCCTGGATACAGTCATAGGTGCTTCCGAAATAAAGCAGGTGTTAAAGA TCTTTAGATGTATGCTGTTAGGATATGTGACAAGTCTAGACTTTAGTGGCTTTTATAGTTTTTGGAGTTGCTGGATTGCTAAAACAAGGAGAATCCTACATACATGGGATGAAATGCATGGAGGAGGGGAATACATTGAGGGCATTAAGGCAGCCGAAGTGTGTACAATTCA CAAGTCATTATGGTGTGACATGGTGCACGAGTACAAAACAGTTGCAAATGCAGCTGCAGTTGGTTCAGCAAAGTATTTTCACCAGTTGACAAGAATCAACATTGACCATGTTGCAAGTGGTGAACTTATATGGGCAATAGGATGCAACTGTCCTGTCTTACAGGAATTgagtatatatgtagacacattaGCCAGAAGCAAACACTCAGCTCACTTTGAAGAAGAATTTTTAGATGGTTTATCTGCATTGTATGGGCATAGAAAGTATACTCAGACATCATTTCGAGGAAAACCAGTTGGATGCCTTAAGATTCGTTGTATAATTATGCCGTCACTTCAGAttcaagaaaaaatggagaaatgttGTGGCAACCTACTCTATTACTTACACCATCTTGAAGAATTATGAAATGTTTGGACAACAGGTTCTATTGCAGCCATGTTTAAAGAGAAAGACTACAATTTCAGACCACTATCACTCACTTACGTAGATGATGCTCGAGCACCAGAGACTTTAGAGAAAGTGTGCAAACATTTTGGTattgatataaaaagatttttaccCAATGTTACCAGTGTTAGACTGTGGAAGAATCATTGTGGAGTGAGACAGTTTCTTAATTTCCCTCTGTTGAAAGAATTAGAACTATTCACAATAGAAGATGCTGAGCTAGAGTTTGGCAATAACTTCACCAAACTAATGCATTTCAAAGGCAACTTCCGCTGGGATGAGAAGATACTGGCTGCCTTCTCTCAGAAAGCTCCTCGCTTGGAAACAATATTCTTCCAGAGTGGCACCTTGTTTAAACACAAGACCAAGAAGACCAGAGAGATAATGTCATTCCCCAAAGTACATGTTGTTAAGTTCTACCAGCTAAGACACATTGAATCTTATCCTGTCATTAACTTCTTGAAAAGCACCAAAGTCCTCACACACTTATTCTTTGAAGATGATGAGAAAATCAGAGATTAAAAACCTCCAATGTATGAGGCAATAAATGACAAAGCCATTGC TCTGAGGAACTTGGTTTGTTTTCATGCCCGCATTCAAGGATTCTGCTGGGTTTGTAAGTTTTCCCTGACTGAAAGGAGTGTCCACAGTCTTCTTGCCAATTGCCCAGATTTGACtgatttgggaaatttatttcACTGGGATATTCCTTACTAAGATGTTCTGGCTCTAAAGAAACAGGCAAAGGAGGGGAACTGGAAGATTGGTTTCACACCACCTGATGATGTGTAG